Proteins encoded by one window of Arabidopsis thaliana chromosome 2, partial sequence:
- a CDS encoding RNA polymerase I specific transcription initiation factor RRN3 protein (RNA polymerase I specific transcription initiation factor RRN3 protein; FUNCTIONS IN: RNA polymerase I transcription factor activity; INVOLVED IN: biological_process unknown; LOCATED IN: cellular_component unknown; EXPRESSED IN: 23 plant structures; EXPRESSED DURING: 13 growth stages; CONTAINS InterPro DOMAIN/s: RNA polymerase I specific transcription initiation factor RRN3 (InterPro:IPR007991); BEST Arabidopsis thaliana protein match is: RNA polymerase I specific transcription initiation factor RRN3 protein (TAIR:AT1G30590.1); Has 368 Blast hits to 356 proteins in 164 species: Archae - 0; Bacteria - 0; Metazoa - 124; Fungi - 131; Plants - 69; Viruses - 0; Other Eukaryotes - 44 (source: NCBI BLink).) has product MGAVELMSDPSSLCTVENYVDNVDLSDTQLVQTVRKALTSVKTGDSDLYSEMVGVMARDIKEFKDPDVVAQLETVLKALSGAVACIDVLHHQKLLSALFRMKLWDHRPDVMDALVNLVISLAVTSGKYLDSCLNMLVSNFVPPPWVVNNLSHSRILNKKIDVLSRVHAALLKISILVPLTPSRLVPMLFQQMPKMHKKDHSIVIYVESLLKLENSSIGQVGGSMILGMVMERLRDLDLEIEWDDIPQDDSSRGMFDMELEDAAEGTMNDGDELPVGPLKQDTSDGSIVSKLLDKLMVVAFEHLESCQNDGRLDQVFESLFKSFENFILNTYKSKFTQFLIFYACSLDPENCGVKFASKLVEIFLSSNKHVATRMSAVAYLASFLARGKFLPVSFVASMLKRLIDECVGYCRTCNDDTRPEAHQIFFSGCQAIMYVLCFRMRSILDVPRFRSQLTPLESILMHKLNPLMVCLPSVVAEFLRQAKEGGLFIVSDSFIFDDLLESELSRAFGGFERLDTFFPFDPCLLKSSNSFISPNFIYWSMVKATYDEDDDDNDAEVIVNGDEDSDEDDEADLDYALNKMSITPKHSFKNKMERDRLLRMPSRIRPSTSPESL; this is encoded by the exons ATGGGAGCAGTAGAGCTTATGAGTGATCCATCGAGCTTATGCACAGTCGAGAACTATGTGGACAACGTTGATTTATCTGATACGCAATTGGTGCAGACCGTGAGAAAGGCTCTTACATCTGTCAAAACT GGGGACTCAGACCTTTATAGTGAGATGGTTGGAGTTATGGCACGGGACATCAAAGAATTTAAGGATCCTGATGTAGTGGCGCAGCTTGAG ACAGTCTTGAAAGCTCTATCAGGCGCTGTGGCTTGCATAGATGTCCTTCACCATCAAAAGCTTCTTTCTGCG CTTTTTCGAATGAAATTGTGGGACCACAGACCTGATGTCATGGATGCATTGGTGAACCTTGTCATATCACTG GCTGTCACTAGTGGAAAGTATTTAGACTCTTGTCTGAATATGCTCGTAAGCAACTTCGTTCCACCTCCTTGGGTAGTGAATAACCTTTCGCACTCCCGTATACTAAACAAGAAGATAGACGTTCTTTCTCGGGTGCATGCAGCGCTTCTGAAAATCTCTATTTTGGTTCCTCTTACTCCCTCAAGATTAGTGCCAATGCTCTTCCAGCAAATGCCCAAGATGCACAAAAAGGACCAT TCGATAGTGATATATGTGGAGAGCTTATTAAAATTGGAGAATAGCTCAATAGGGCAAGTTGGTGGCAGCATGATTCTTGGTATGGTGATGGAGAGGCTGCGAGATTTGGAT TTAGAGATTGAATGGGATGATATTCCACAAGATGACTCTAGTAGAGGAATGTTTGATATGGAACTTGAAGATGCAGCTGAAGGCACTATGAATGATGGAGACGAG CTTCCAGTGGGACCTCTAAAGCAGGATACATCAGATGGAAGTATAGTCTCTAAGTTGTTGGACAAATTGATGGTCGTAGCTTTTGAGCATCTTGAATCCTGTCAAAATGATGGTCGTTTGGATCAG GTGTTTGAAAGCCTCTTCAAGTCATTTGAAAACTTCATTCTGAACacatacaaatcaaaattcaccCAG TTTCTGATATTCTATGCCTGCTCACTGGATCCTGAAAATTGTGGTGTGAAATTTGCTAGTAAGCTAGTGGAGATTTTTCTCTCCAGCAACAAGCATGTAGCTACTAG AATGAGTGCGGTGGCTTATCTTGCTAGCTTCTTGGCTCGTGGAAAGTTTTTGCCTGTTTCCTTTGTGGCTAGCATGTTGAAAAG GTTGATAGATGAGTGTGTGGGTTACTGCAGAACTTGCAATGATGATACTAGGCCTGAAGCACATCAGATTTTCTTCTCCGGATGTCAG GCAATCATGTATGTGCTCTGCTTCAGGATGAGATCCATCTTGGATGTTCCTCGCTTTCGGTCCCAGCTTACACCATTGGAGTCAATATTAATGCACAAACTAAACCCATTGATG GTATGCCTTCCATCGGTAGTTGCGGAGTTCCTTAGACAAGCTAAAGAAGGTGGTCTGTTCATCGTCTCAGACTCGTTCATTTTCGATGACCTACTTGAGTCTGAGCTTTCCCGTGCTTTTGGCGGGTTTGAGAGGCTGGATACATTCTTCCCATTTGACCCTTGCTTGCTAAAATCCTCAAACAG CTTTATCTCCCCAAATTTCATCTACTGGTCAATGGTCAAAGCGACCTatgacgaagatgatgatgataatgatgctGAGGTGATCGTGAATGGAGATGAGGACAGTGACGAAGATGACGAGGCTGATCTTGATTACGCCCTGAACAAGATGTCCATAACGCCTAAGCACTCTTTCAAGAACAAGATGGAAAGAGACAGACTTTTAAGAATGCCTTCCAGGATCAGACCGTCAACGAGTCCTGAATCCTTGTGA
- the FAH1 gene encoding fatty acid hydroxylase 1 (fatty acid hydroxylase 1 (FAH1); FUNCTIONS IN: fatty acid alpha-hydroxylase activity, catalytic activity; INVOLVED IN: very long-chain fatty acid metabolic process, negative regulation of programmed cell death; LOCATED IN: endoplasmic reticulum; EXPRESSED IN: 24 plant structures; EXPRESSED DURING: 15 growth stages; CONTAINS InterPro DOMAIN/s: Fatty acid hydroxylase (InterPro:IPR006694); BEST Arabidopsis thaliana protein match is: fatty acid hydroxylase 2 (TAIR:AT4G20870.1); Has 784 Blast hits to 784 proteins in 354 species: Archae - 0; Bacteria - 388; Metazoa - 105; Fungi - 140; Plants - 78; Viruses - 0; Other Eukaryotes - 73 (source: NCBI BLink).) — protein sequence MVAQGFTVDLKKPLVFQVGHLGEDYEEWVHQPIATKEGPRFFQSDFWEFLTLTVWWAVPVIWLPVVVWCISRSVSMGCSLPEIVPIVVMGIFIWTFFEYVLHRFVFHIKTKSYWGNTAHYLIHGCHHKHPMDHLRLVFPPTATAILCFPFWNIAKAISTPSTAPALFGGGMLGYVMYDVTHYYLHHAQPTRPVTKNLKKYHLNHHFRIQDKGFGITSSLWDIVFGTLPTTKAPRKEQ from the exons ATGGTTGCTCAGGGATTCACTGTGGATCTTAAAAAGCCCCTTGTATTTCAG GTTGGTCATCTTGGAGAAGATTATGAGGAATGGGTTCACCAACCTATCGCGACCAAGGAAGGCCCTCGGTTTTTTCAGAGTGACTTTTGGGag TTCTTGACACTTACAGTTTGGTGGGCAGTTCCTGTCATTTGGTTGCCAGTTGTAGTCTGGTGCATATCAAGGTCAGTAAGTATGGGATGTTCACTTCCAGAAATCGTCCCAATTGTTGTCATGGGAATATTCATCTGGACATTTTTTGAATACGTTCTTCACCGGTTCGTTTTCCACATAAAAACGAAGAGTTACTG GGGAAACACTGCACACTATCTTATTCACGGATGCCATCATAAGCACCCGATGGACCACCTTCGGCTCGTCTTTCCTCCTACTGCAACAGCGATTTTATGCTTTCCG TTCTGGAACATTGCGAAGGCTATCTCAACTCCTTCAACCGCACCTGCATTGTTTGGTGGAGGCATGCTCGGATATGTGATGTACGATGTCACTCATTATTACCTTCACCATGCCCAACCTACTAGACCAGTGACCAAAAATCTCAAG AAGTACCATTTGAATCATCACTTCAGGATTCAGGACAAAGGATTTGGTATAACTTCGTCGTTATGGGACATAGTCTTTGGGACACTTCCCACCACAAAAGCCCCCAGAAAAGAGCAATAG